From Triticum urartu cultivar G1812 chromosome 2, Tu2.1, whole genome shotgun sequence, a single genomic window includes:
- the LOC125533686 gene encoding chitinase 5-like, producing the protein MAKLAMPLTATFLAFGLAVLLLSAAGPAVAQNCNCPAGMCCSQWGYCGTGPDYCGAGCQSGPCTVASSGAAAAEASGGKPVGSERTP; encoded by the coding sequence ATGGCAAAGCTAGCGATGCCGCTCACTGCGACATTCCTGGCCTTCGGGCTGGCAGTGCTCCTCCTGTCCGCCGCTGGTCCGGCGGTCGCGCAGAACTGCAACTGCCCGGCGGGCATGTGCTGCAGCCAGTGGGGTTACTGCGGCACGGGCCCGGACTACTGCGGCGCCGGGTGCCAGTCGGGCCCGTGCACGGTGGCGAGCAGTGGCGCCGCAGCTGCGGAGGCGTCTGGCGGCAAGCCCGTGGGGAGCGAGCGCACCCCATAG